In a genomic window of Roseiflexus castenholzii DSM 13941:
- a CDS encoding beta-galactosidase produces the protein MPWCWHEPQPGVFDFTGAIDPQRNLLRFVRLCDSLGLRLILKPGPFVDAELLGGGIPLWLLQNYPEIHARRADGDLWRQSDSNAPRAWYLHPVYLAAARRWIDVFSTAMLPFQHPSGPIIALQADNEIPGDGMLPADVGLDPRLIITSTSSNICGASSPGRERLRRRAR, from the coding sequence GTGCCCTGGTGCTGGCATGAACCGCAACCCGGCGTGTTCGACTTTACCGGCGCGATCGATCCGCAGCGCAATTTGCTGCGCTTTGTGCGTCTGTGTGACTCGCTCGGTCTGCGCCTGATCCTGAAACCGGGTCCGTTCGTCGATGCAGAATTGCTCGGCGGCGGCATTCCGCTCTGGTTGTTGCAGAATTATCCCGAAATCCACGCGCGCCGCGCCGACGGAGACCTCTGGCGACAATCCGACAGCAATGCACCGCGCGCATGGTATCTGCATCCGGTCTATCTCGCGGCTGCGCGGCGCTGGATCGATGTGTTCTCAACCGCGATGCTGCCCTTTCAGCATCCGTCGGGTCCAATCATTGCCCTTCAGGCCGACAATGAAATCCCCGGTGATGGCATGCTTCCGGCTGATGTCGGGCTTGATCCGCGTCTAATTATAACGTCCACGTCGTCGAATATCTGTGGCGCAAGTTCGCCGGGGAGGGAGCGCCTGCGCCGCCGCGCGCGTTGA
- a CDS encoding redox-sensing transcriptional repressor Rex, with protein MEGPPDVVVRRLPLYARSLRYLLQEGVESVSSQELGDRINVTAAQIRKDLSYFGEFGKQGIGYDVRRLLQQIEDILGLTQEWPVALIGIGHLGEAIARYEGFRQQGIRIAGLFDSNPTKIGKAINGMTVQSFDDAERVIREQGIRLAIIAVPARNAQEVADRLVMAGVRAILSYAPTVLQVPEGVWVRYIDPVAILHSMTYYLARDIAGVRHNNPET; from the coding sequence ATGGAAGGACCCCCTGATGTCGTGGTTCGACGACTGCCATTGTATGCGCGCAGTCTTCGCTATCTCCTCCAGGAAGGCGTTGAGTCTGTCTCATCACAGGAACTCGGTGACCGCATCAATGTCACTGCCGCACAGATCCGCAAAGATCTCTCCTATTTCGGCGAGTTTGGGAAACAAGGCATTGGCTACGATGTTCGCAGACTGCTCCAGCAGATCGAAGATATTCTTGGGCTGACGCAGGAATGGCCCGTGGCGCTGATCGGCATCGGGCACCTCGGCGAAGCCATCGCCCGATATGAGGGGTTCCGTCAACAGGGCATCCGCATTGCCGGGCTGTTCGATAGCAACCCGACCAAGATCGGCAAAGCCATTAATGGCATGACGGTTCAGAGTTTCGATGATGCGGAACGGGTGATCAGGGAACAGGGCATCCGGTTGGCGATTATTGCGGTTCCGGCGCGCAACGCCCAGGAAGTGGCAGATCGCCTGGTAATGGCCGGTGTGCGCGCTATTCTGAGTTACGCTCCGACGGTGCTTCAGGTTCCCGAAGGCGTCTGGGTGCGCTATATCGATCCGGTTGCCATCCTCCATAGCATGACCTACTATCTCGCGCGCGACATTGCCGGTGTGCGTCATAATAACCCCGAAACGTAA